A single Watersipora subatra chromosome 7, tzWatSuba1.1, whole genome shotgun sequence DNA region contains:
- the LOC137399791 gene encoding uncharacterized protein, giving the protein MIHHCIKCTKLRGNPVGQKIANLPQCRTEPEAPCTHTGVDVFGAFKVKDNRNKSKRYGLLFTCMASRAVHLEVLEDMTPDCYINSLHSFLAIRGPVSVLYSDNGTNFIRASNEFEKLAKELSGPRIKEYLSTKQCSFSFSTPTANYMGGT; this is encoded by the coding sequence ATGATTCACCACTGCATCAAGTGCACTAAACTGCGAGGAAATCCAGTTGGTCAGAAAATAGCCAACTTACCCCAATGTCGAACAGAACCAGAGGCGCCATGTACGCACACTGGAGTCGACGTGTTTGGTGCATTCAAAGTTAAGGATAATCGTAACAAAAGCAAGCGATATGGTTTGCTGTTTACTTGTATGGCAAGCAGAGCAGTACACCTCGAAGTGTTAGAGGACATGACCCCTGATTGCTATATCAACTCATTACACAGTTTTTTGGCAATACGTGGCCCTGTTTCGGTCTTATACTCCGACAATGGAACTAACTTCATTAGAGCCAGCAACGAGTttgaaaaattggcaaaagagcTATCTGGACCTCGAATCAAGGAGTACCTGAGCACTAAGCAGTGCTCTTTCAGCTTCAGTACTCCAACCGCAAACTACATGGGAGGAACATAG
- the LOC137399794 gene encoding uncharacterized protein codes for MGKSRVAPKRAVTIPCLELQAATLAVKVADLIKTELDYRNLTHYFWTYFKTVLDYINNDSKGFHVFVCNRVEKIRDSTDITDWRYVCTEETPADLASRREKIQNITSSWLNGPSFLNQPDFRPTPATHNIHTK; via the coding sequence ATGGGTAAATCAAGAGTAGCACCCAAAAGAGCTGTAACGATCCCATGTCTGGAGCTACAGGCAGCCACACTAGCGGTCAAGGTTGCAGACTTAATCAAAACAGAGCTCGACTACCGAAATCTCACACACTATTTCTGGACCTACTTCAAAACCGTACTCGATTACATCAACAATGATTCAAAAGGATTTCACGTCTTTGTGTGTAACCGAGTCGAGAAGATCAGAGACTCGACTGATATCACTGACTGGAGGTATGTCTGCACAGAAGAAACCCCTGCAGATTTGGCATCACGTAgagaaaaaattcaaaatattacaagttCTTGGTTGAATGGGCCAAGTTTTCTTAATCAGCCAGACTTCAGACCTACCCCCGCAACCCACAATATACACACTAAATAA